Proteins encoded by one window of Chondromyces crocatus:
- a CDS encoding SMP-30/gluconolactonase/LRE family protein, with product MRRVVSTLPRPSIEPVVWHAPPAPARATQRASQEPLPPLTLLPLPGSGPEDVVVDAEGWIYTGLGDGRILRVSPDGSHIITVANTGGRPLGLEILPDGAVLICDPHRGLLRLDPATRALQVLVDRVDGRPLRFCSNVTAARDGTLYFTESTQRFGFEHWKADILEHTGSGRLFRLDPQGKVEVLLQGLHFANGVVLTHDETAVLVAETGRYQLTRLWLRGPREGRREVLVENLPGFPDNMSRGLDGRIWIAMANGRDPMLDRLLGLPPIVRKVVWALPEKLQPDVTRTTWVLAIDEEGTIVQDLQGPGEQFHMVTGVAEAPGMLVLGSLAESALAVLRRG from the coding sequence ATGCGTCGCGTCGTTTCCACCCTCCCCAGGCCCAGCATCGAACCCGTCGTCTGGCACGCGCCGCCAGCGCCGGCCCGCGCAACGCAGCGCGCGAGCCAGGAGCCGCTGCCTCCGCTCACCTTGCTGCCGCTGCCAGGCAGTGGACCCGAGGACGTGGTGGTGGATGCCGAGGGCTGGATCTACACCGGACTCGGCGACGGCCGCATCCTGCGGGTGAGCCCTGATGGATCTCACATCATCACGGTGGCGAACACCGGCGGTCGGCCCCTCGGGCTGGAGATCCTGCCCGATGGCGCGGTGCTCATCTGCGATCCCCACCGGGGGTTGCTCCGCCTCGATCCAGCGACACGTGCGCTCCAGGTGCTCGTGGATCGGGTGGACGGTAGACCGTTGCGGTTCTGTAGCAACGTCACCGCCGCGCGCGACGGGACGCTGTACTTCACGGAGTCGACGCAGCGCTTCGGCTTCGAGCACTGGAAGGCAGACATCCTGGAACACACGGGCTCGGGGCGTCTGTTTCGCCTGGACCCCCAGGGGAAGGTGGAGGTGCTGCTCCAGGGGCTCCACTTCGCGAACGGGGTGGTCCTCACGCACGACGAGACCGCCGTTCTCGTGGCGGAGACGGGGCGCTACCAGCTGACGCGGCTGTGGCTGCGCGGCCCACGGGAGGGGCGGCGCGAGGTGCTCGTCGAGAACCTGCCCGGCTTCCCGGACAACATGTCCCGCGGTCTCGATGGGCGGATCTGGATCGCCATGGCGAACGGGCGTGATCCCATGCTGGATCGGTTGCTCGGCCTGCCACCCATCGTGCGGAAGGTCGTCTGGGCGCTGCCCGAGAAGTTGCAGCCTGACGTCACCCGGACGACGTGGGTCCTGGCGATCGATGAGGAGGGGACGATCGTGCAGGATCTACAGGGTCCTGGTGAGCAGTTCCACATGGTCACCGGGGTGGCCGAGGCGCCTGGGATGCTGGTGCTTGGGAGCCTCGCCGAGAGCGCCCTCGCCGTCCTTCGACGCGGGTGA
- the tsf gene encoding translation elongation factor Ts has protein sequence MAGINAQAIKELRERTQAGMSDCKSALVEADGDMEKAVEIILKKGLAKSAKKASAAATEGEVRASVSSDKRRATLVEVNIQTDFAARNDNFREFVGQVLAAAEKAPAGAELGQLTLDNGKSIADTATELTGRIGEKIDARRWGVVEIPEGKHGATTAYVHLGGKIGVIVSVETSTAEVAAHPEVQKFLEDTAMQAAAMSPVALRREDIDDESKAKQKEIFEGQLREDPKPKPENAWPKIIEGKFNKWYSEAVLLEQESVEAASRGLSGQTIEKLRADAEKAAGGSVTVTHFVRFERGEGIVKKTDDFAAEVAKMAGG, from the coding sequence ATGGCCGGCATCAACGCGCAGGCGATCAAGGAACTTCGTGAGCGCACCCAGGCGGGGATGAGCGACTGCAAGAGTGCCCTCGTCGAAGCTGACGGGGACATGGAGAAGGCGGTCGAGATCATCCTCAAGAAGGGTCTCGCGAAGAGCGCCAAGAAGGCCAGCGCGGCAGCGACCGAGGGCGAGGTCCGCGCGTCCGTGTCCTCGGACAAGCGGCGCGCGACCCTGGTCGAGGTCAACATCCAGACCGACTTCGCTGCCCGGAACGACAACTTCCGCGAGTTCGTCGGCCAGGTGCTCGCTGCTGCCGAGAAGGCGCCCGCCGGCGCCGAGCTCGGCCAGCTCACGCTGGACAACGGCAAGTCCATTGCCGACACCGCCACGGAGCTCACGGGCCGCATCGGCGAGAAGATCGATGCGCGGCGCTGGGGCGTCGTGGAGATCCCGGAAGGGAAGCACGGCGCGACGACGGCTTACGTCCACCTGGGCGGGAAGATCGGCGTGATCGTGTCCGTGGAGACGTCGACCGCAGAGGTCGCGGCTCACCCCGAGGTGCAGAAGTTCCTCGAGGACACGGCGATGCAGGCGGCGGCGATGAGCCCCGTTGCGCTTCGTCGCGAGGACATCGACGACGAGTCGAAGGCCAAGCAGAAGGAGATCTTCGAGGGCCAGCTCCGCGAGGATCCCAAGCCGAAGCCCGAGAACGCTTGGCCCAAGATCATCGAGGGCAAGTTCAACAAGTGGTACTCCGAGGCGGTGCTTCTCGAGCAGGAGTCCGTGGAGGCCGCATCGCGTGGTCTCTCTGGGCAGACCATCGAGAAGCTCCGCGCCGACGCCGAGAAGGCGGCTGGCGGGAGCGTCACGGTGACGCACTTCGTGCGGTTCGAGCGTGGCGAGGGGATCGTCAAGAAGACGGACGACTTTGCGGCCGAGGTCGCGAAGATGGCCGGCGGCTGA
- a CDS encoding DUF3592 domain-containing protein produces the protein MSALSDLSPSTGSSGPYREAHLRVPRAPRAPSALARELIFACHGSRKTQLFAGAVLLVLGLVVSLLSGLEPASGGDFLNDHPLLFYGVGWSVGGVSLLVLGFRARSAQERAFRHGLPAPGRLLRRDFDKATSIGNKHPFEVVWEFDAHGTTHIGRLSHLDRSLVERALEGKELTVLYDPADPSANTLWID, from the coding sequence ATGAGTGCCCTCTCCGACCTCTCTCCTTCCACAGGCTCGAGCGGCCCGTACAGAGAGGCGCATCTGCGTGTTCCTCGCGCACCGAGGGCACCATCGGCGCTGGCCCGAGAGCTCATCTTTGCGTGTCACGGGAGCCGCAAGACGCAGCTGTTCGCCGGCGCGGTTCTGCTGGTGCTCGGGCTCGTCGTCAGCCTGCTCTCGGGGCTCGAACCTGCCTCGGGGGGTGACTTTCTGAACGATCATCCGCTGCTCTTTTACGGGGTCGGCTGGAGCGTCGGAGGGGTGTCGCTTCTCGTGCTCGGGTTTCGCGCTCGAAGTGCTCAGGAGCGCGCATTCCGACACGGGCTGCCGGCACCGGGGCGGCTGCTACGCCGTGACTTCGACAAGGCGACCTCGATCGGGAACAAGCATCCCTTCGAGGTGGTGTGGGAGTTCGATGCACACGGGACGACCCACATCGGCCGTCTGTCCCACCTCGACCGCTCCCTGGTCGAGCGGGCCCTCGAGGGGAAGGAACTCACGGTGCTCTACGATCCGGCCGATCCTTCCGCGAATACGCTCTGGATAGACTGA
- a CDS encoding DUF3592 domain-containing protein has product MNQPPGPAAPLWGAYRTAHDRVPRPPRIPTPLAHAVLLSAHGARGASLWVGGAFLVIGTVMSTVFCWRLPMDVALDVSGVRVQGTVVRTEVNHSVSINHRNPTEITFSYRVGRSTYEATSSTLESQMILAAREGAVVPVQVFPLVPAWARVQGTTASSFGYFGALTLIFPSLGTVLMIAALRGLRRNQRAFTHGIPTTGLIVKRGPNTSIRINGSHPYQIVWEFQVDQHRYRGSVSHMNAQLLGRVLPGPEVTVLYDQHEPSINTVWFE; this is encoded by the coding sequence ATGAACCAGCCTCCGGGACCCGCCGCCCCGCTCTGGGGCGCTTACAGAACGGCCCACGATCGGGTCCCTCGACCTCCGCGCATCCCGACGCCACTCGCGCATGCGGTCCTCTTGTCTGCTCATGGGGCCCGCGGTGCATCCCTGTGGGTCGGCGGGGCGTTCCTGGTGATCGGGACGGTGATGTCCACCGTCTTCTGCTGGCGTCTGCCGATGGATGTGGCCCTCGACGTGAGCGGGGTGCGTGTGCAGGGGACGGTGGTGCGGACCGAGGTGAATCACTCGGTGTCGATCAACCACCGGAACCCGACCGAGATCACGTTCAGCTACCGCGTGGGGCGCTCGACGTACGAGGCCACCAGCTCGACCCTGGAATCGCAGATGATCCTCGCTGCGCGGGAGGGGGCGGTGGTTCCCGTGCAGGTCTTTCCGCTGGTGCCCGCGTGGGCCCGCGTCCAGGGGACGACCGCGTCGTCGTTCGGGTACTTCGGTGCACTCACTTTGATCTTCCCGTCGCTGGGGACGGTGCTCATGATCGCAGCGCTTCGCGGACTCCGCCGGAATCAGCGCGCGTTCACGCACGGCATCCCCACGACCGGGCTGATCGTCAAGCGTGGGCCGAACACGAGCATCCGGATCAACGGCAGCCACCCCTACCAGATCGTCTGGGAGTTCCAGGTCGATCAGCATCGCTACCGAGGGAGCGTGAGCCACATGAATGCTCAGCTGCTCGGTCGCGTTCTGCCAGGGCCGGAGGTGACGGTCCTCTACGATCAGCACGAGCCGAGCATCAACACCGTCTGGTTCGAGTGA
- a CDS encoding dihydrodipicolinate synthase family protein, with translation MSVPKNAPLRGIVAYPITPFQEDGRVDLTLLRQLVERMVKAGVHGIAPLGSTGVLPYLSDEEREAVTEATVQQVAGRLPTLVGVSSLTTERTIHHARFAERAGSTAIMVLPMSYWKLTEEEIVRHIDRVAAAVSLPIAIYNNPATGGLDLSPEVIARLLEIPNVSMVKESTGDVNRMHRLVQLCGEEVAFYNGSNPLALAAFVAGARGWCTAAPQLAPELNIGLYEAVMRQDLVGARALFHRQLPLLRFMTAHGLPRVIAAGLTLLGIPVGPLRAPLLPLGDAQVEELRRLLDGLGGLKG, from the coding sequence ATGAGCGTCCCGAAGAATGCGCCTCTCCGAGGCATCGTCGCGTATCCGATCACCCCCTTCCAGGAAGACGGCCGTGTGGACCTCACGCTGCTGCGTCAGCTGGTGGAGCGAATGGTGAAGGCTGGCGTCCACGGGATCGCGCCACTCGGGAGCACGGGGGTGCTGCCGTACCTCAGCGACGAGGAGCGCGAGGCCGTGACCGAGGCGACGGTGCAGCAGGTGGCCGGGCGGTTGCCGACGCTGGTCGGGGTCTCCAGCTTGACCACGGAGCGGACGATCCATCACGCGCGCTTCGCGGAGCGGGCCGGTTCGACGGCGATCATGGTCTTGCCCATGAGCTACTGGAAGCTGACCGAAGAGGAGATCGTGCGGCACATCGATCGTGTCGCGGCGGCGGTCTCCCTTCCGATCGCCATCTACAACAACCCGGCCACGGGGGGGCTCGATCTGAGCCCCGAGGTGATCGCGCGGCTGCTGGAGATTCCGAACGTGTCGATGGTGAAAGAGAGTACGGGCGACGTGAACCGCATGCACCGCCTCGTGCAGCTTTGCGGAGAGGAGGTGGCGTTCTACAACGGGAGCAATCCGCTCGCGCTCGCCGCGTTCGTGGCAGGAGCCCGCGGCTGGTGCACGGCGGCCCCGCAGCTCGCCCCGGAGCTGAACATCGGGCTCTACGAGGCCGTGATGCGACAGGATCTCGTCGGCGCGCGGGCGCTCTTTCACCGGCAGCTTCCGCTCTTGCGCTTCATGACGGCGCACGGGCTGCCCCGGGTCATCGCCGCGGGGCTCACCTTGCTCGGGATACCTGTGGGGCCACTGCGGGCGCCGCTCCTGCCGCTCGGCGATGCGCAGGTCGAGGAGCTCCGCCGCCTTCTCGATGGACTCGGGGGGCTGAAGGGGTGA
- a CDS encoding cupin domain-containing protein, producing MSSSGDRKYSSADFHRTPPRPQVVMPERLAHPQVEQEGPKDEYSRARKHPVFFVDLPSHAISMTIGWLDPGQSSNRHRHTYETLVYILEGEGYSYIGGRRVSWKQGDAVYVPVWAWHNHVNTGTTVARYLACENAPMLQNLGGIALREEVPDRGDQLGDAPHEPAEEGAVQASGAVQASGASPVSPDRHGSSEGASSSVRFAGGGAQ from the coding sequence ATGAGTTCCTCAGGCGATCGCAAGTACAGCTCGGCCGACTTCCACAGGACACCGCCGCGGCCTCAGGTGGTGATGCCGGAGCGGCTCGCTCATCCCCAGGTCGAGCAGGAGGGCCCCAAGGACGAGTACTCGCGGGCACGGAAGCACCCCGTGTTCTTCGTGGATCTTCCGAGCCACGCCATCAGCATGACCATCGGCTGGCTCGATCCGGGGCAGTCGTCGAACCGGCACAGGCACACGTACGAGACGCTCGTCTACATCCTGGAGGGCGAGGGGTACTCGTACATCGGCGGGAGGCGCGTCTCCTGGAAGCAGGGCGATGCGGTCTACGTGCCGGTGTGGGCGTGGCACAACCACGTGAACACGGGGACGACGGTGGCGCGCTACCTGGCCTGCGAGAACGCGCCGATGCTCCAGAACCTGGGTGGGATCGCGCTCCGTGAAGAGGTGCCGGATCGAGGGGACCAGCTCGGAGATGCTCCCCACGAGCCGGCTGAAGAGGGCGCAGTGCAGGCCTCGGGCGCAGTGCAGGCCTCGGGCGCGTCGCCGGTCTCGCCGGACAGGCATGGGTCGAGCGAGGGCGCGTCGTCCTCGGTGCGCTTCGCAGGCGGAGGTGCGCAATGA
- the rpsB gene encoding 30S ribosomal protein S2, with product MTEISQTEAPAAETMQAALTPTQNIVAPGEFPLPLRSLLDAGVHFGHQTKRWNPKMRPFIYGARNGIHIVDLDQTVRMFKRAYDFLTDAVARGGHVLFVGTKRQAQEIVQEEARRAGMYFVTNRWLGGTLTNFRTVKQGLERLRSVERMKEDGTYEQLLKKETVRLEKERERLEKYLGGLKGMGGLPAAMFVIDPHQESIAVGEARKLNIPVVAITDTNCDPDLIDYIIPGNDDALRSIRLITARIADACIEGSHRRRDFGDGHGSQPPPGGRRDDFSVYQGSRGGGRGGRGGDRGPSAS from the coding sequence GTGACCGAGATCAGCCAGACCGAAGCCCCCGCGGCCGAAACCATGCAGGCCGCCCTGACTCCGACCCAGAACATCGTCGCGCCCGGCGAGTTCCCGTTGCCGCTCCGCTCGCTGCTCGATGCGGGCGTGCACTTCGGCCACCAGACCAAGCGCTGGAATCCGAAGATGCGGCCCTTCATCTACGGCGCACGTAACGGCATCCACATCGTGGACCTGGACCAGACGGTCCGGATGTTCAAGCGTGCGTACGACTTCCTCACCGACGCGGTGGCGCGTGGCGGCCACGTCCTCTTCGTGGGGACGAAGCGCCAGGCGCAAGAGATCGTGCAAGAGGAGGCTCGTCGGGCCGGGATGTACTTCGTCACGAACCGCTGGCTCGGCGGCACGCTGACGAACTTCCGGACGGTCAAGCAGGGCCTGGAGCGCCTCCGCTCGGTGGAGCGGATGAAGGAAGACGGTACCTACGAGCAGCTCCTGAAGAAGGAGACCGTGCGCCTCGAGAAGGAGCGCGAGCGCCTGGAGAAGTACCTGGGCGGCCTCAAGGGCATGGGCGGCCTGCCGGCGGCGATGTTCGTCATCGATCCGCACCAGGAGTCAATCGCGGTGGGCGAGGCGCGGAAGCTCAACATCCCCGTCGTCGCCATCACCGATACGAACTGCGACCCGGACCTCATCGACTACATCATCCCCGGCAACGATGACGCCCTCCGCTCCATCCGCCTGATCACGGCTCGTATTGCGGACGCCTGCATCGAGGGCTCGCACCGCCGCCGCGACTTCGGCGACGGGCACGGCTCGCAGCCGCCGCCCGGTGGTCGTCGCGATGACTTCAGCGTCTACCAGGGCTCGCGCGGTGGTGGCCGTGGCGGCCGCGGTGGCGACCGCGGCCCCTCGGCTTCCTGA
- a CDS encoding WGR domain-containing protein, producing MRRFEFVQGSSAKFWMTDVQGNAFVVVYGRLGTSGQRKEKDFPSPDAARREMEKKIAEKLREGYQEVSATAAAAAPAGAKGAAAAAAPLELPPRLVQREATPERIQAAIESLNGLAAARGRRSWALNRRLQHARRALERIAGVVPSAHPALERALDGVLERVIAPRAGDRVPLVGALQLLLQVDASAFAKVMDGLWKLPPPGHPTAPALKLASEQLGALNDPELSLRIIALLLSRPAAPATGWSLRWRKISPHLEAYLARSGSSLKKYLGSIDPSGDPHLTGRIEAMRAG from the coding sequence ATGCGCCGGTTCGAATTCGTGCAAGGGTCGAGTGCCAAGTTCTGGATGACCGACGTGCAAGGCAACGCCTTCGTCGTCGTCTACGGGCGGCTGGGCACCTCCGGGCAGCGCAAGGAAAAAGATTTTCCCTCACCGGATGCTGCGCGCCGTGAGATGGAAAAGAAGATCGCCGAGAAGCTTCGCGAGGGCTACCAGGAGGTCAGCGCCACGGCCGCCGCGGCAGCTCCTGCGGGAGCCAAGGGGGCCGCGGCTGCCGCTGCGCCGCTCGAACTTCCGCCTCGGCTGGTGCAGCGCGAAGCGACCCCGGAGCGGATCCAGGCGGCCATCGAGTCCCTGAACGGTCTCGCCGCCGCACGCGGACGCCGGAGCTGGGCCCTGAACCGCCGCTTGCAGCACGCACGTCGGGCGCTGGAGCGGATCGCGGGCGTCGTCCCCTCGGCTCACCCCGCGCTGGAGCGCGCGCTCGATGGCGTCCTCGAGCGGGTCATCGCTCCGCGCGCCGGCGATCGCGTGCCCCTCGTGGGTGCTCTCCAGCTCCTGCTCCAGGTCGACGCTTCCGCCTTCGCCAAGGTCATGGACGGCCTCTGGAAGCTTCCGCCTCCCGGTCACCCGACCGCCCCAGCCTTGAAGCTCGCGAGCGAGCAGCTCGGCGCCCTCAACGACCCGGAGCTCTCGCTCCGCATCATCGCGCTCTTGCTGTCCAGGCCGGCTGCCCCCGCCACCGGCTGGAGCTTGCGCTGGCGCAAGATCTCGCCTCACCTCGAGGCTTACCTCGCGCGCTCGGGCAGCTCCCTCAAGAAATACCTCGGCAGCATCGATCCCTCCGGGGATCCCCACCTCACCGGCCGCATCGAGGCGATGCGCGCGGGGTGA
- a CDS encoding IPT/TIG domain-containing protein, with protein MLRRVLQVLSTPRRHASPRLLPSVVVSATLGLLGACIASAPEGIRRQTDQDEDPDLIEPGSPTGERPPLPPTSDPHALLGADPPHGPFTGGQRVLIQGSGFTSSVRVWFGDTEVDPASVIPVDPGRVQVVAPPGSAGAVALTSQNGDDSSTRRSLPGGYTYDALYAVPNAGPVSGGNVIEIYGHGTSWDGSTIARVDQKPCDPLVVDSPEKLLCTVPKGTPGTKTVAVSTGDVSHLVLDGYSYEDSENGFKGGLSGLPLDGKLKVLVFNNFTGDPIPAARVIVGTDLASALVRETDASGVTLIEDASLDGPRTVSIAATCHSPISFVDVPVNTVTVYLDPVLTPACAETFGNPPPVGGNAVSPGLIEGELVWDTIHEFQKGDWLNIPEPRGPNERLAAYVMLVNSDASGSFYLPSPTSAITPDSAGSNGYGFRLYATGSNRALYALAGIENRTVSPPRFTAYVMGAVRGVPVAPGVTTRGVYIAMRKTLDQALVMDISSPSPGPKGPDRIRASVSIMYGNDGYINLPVGVQTPLIPFNGQLSFVGLPALTGDLAGAVYVSTARAVTGPGGLAPMSVVGRLLTTTTSQRVVIDDFVGPPVLQSPAINTNWNGTHLSLTYAGGSPVDISVYDLVSGNGLLRWTVAVPAAAHSIQLPDLRALGLLHGALPSGPVTIGVYGGRVDGFDYAKLRYRDIRPAGMKAYSTDSFNAHL; from the coding sequence GTGCTTCGCCGCGTCCTTCAGGTGCTTTCCACCCCGCGCCGACACGCCTCGCCCCGGCTGCTGCCGTCGGTGGTGGTGAGCGCGACGCTCGGACTCCTCGGGGCTTGTATCGCCTCGGCGCCCGAGGGAATCCGACGTCAGACGGATCAAGACGAAGATCCCGACCTCATCGAGCCAGGTTCCCCCACCGGAGAGCGACCGCCGCTCCCTCCGACGTCGGATCCGCACGCACTCCTCGGAGCCGATCCCCCGCACGGCCCGTTCACGGGTGGTCAGCGTGTCCTCATCCAGGGAAGCGGGTTCACCTCATCGGTCCGCGTGTGGTTCGGCGATACCGAGGTCGATCCCGCCTCGGTCATCCCGGTCGATCCGGGCCGCGTCCAGGTCGTCGCGCCGCCAGGCAGCGCAGGCGCCGTGGCCCTCACCTCGCAGAACGGCGACGACAGCTCGACCCGCCGCTCACTCCCGGGCGGGTACACCTATGACGCCCTCTACGCGGTCCCCAACGCGGGGCCAGTCTCGGGAGGCAATGTCATCGAAATCTACGGCCACGGAACGAGCTGGGACGGGAGCACCATCGCTCGCGTCGATCAGAAACCCTGCGATCCGCTCGTGGTCGACAGCCCGGAAAAGCTGCTCTGTACCGTCCCCAAAGGCACCCCTGGCACCAAGACCGTGGCGGTGTCGACGGGTGACGTCAGCCACCTCGTGCTCGACGGTTACAGCTACGAGGACAGCGAGAATGGGTTCAAGGGTGGCCTGAGTGGCCTTCCGCTCGATGGCAAGCTCAAGGTCCTCGTCTTCAACAACTTCACAGGCGACCCCATCCCGGCCGCGCGGGTGATCGTCGGCACCGATCTCGCGAGCGCGCTGGTGCGCGAGACGGACGCGAGCGGCGTCACCCTCATCGAAGACGCCTCGCTCGACGGTCCCCGCACCGTGTCGATCGCTGCGACCTGCCACAGCCCGATCTCGTTCGTGGATGTCCCGGTGAACACGGTGACCGTGTACCTCGACCCCGTCCTCACACCGGCGTGCGCCGAGACGTTCGGCAACCCGCCCCCCGTGGGCGGCAACGCCGTGTCACCCGGCCTGATCGAAGGCGAGCTGGTCTGGGACACGATTCACGAGTTCCAGAAGGGTGACTGGCTGAACATCCCGGAACCTCGGGGCCCGAACGAGCGGCTCGCAGCCTACGTCATGCTCGTGAACAGCGACGCGAGCGGCTCGTTTTACCTCCCCTCCCCCACCAGTGCCATCACCCCCGACTCGGCTGGCTCGAACGGGTATGGGTTCAGGCTGTATGCGACAGGTAGCAACAGGGCGTTGTATGCGCTCGCCGGCATCGAGAACCGCACCGTCAGCCCTCCCCGCTTCACGGCCTATGTGATGGGCGCCGTCCGAGGCGTGCCCGTCGCTCCCGGCGTCACGACACGCGGCGTCTACATCGCCATGAGGAAGACGCTCGATCAGGCGCTCGTGATGGACATCAGCTCCCCGTCGCCCGGCCCCAAGGGGCCCGATCGCATCCGCGCGAGCGTGTCGATCATGTACGGCAACGATGGGTACATCAACCTTCCGGTCGGCGTTCAGACGCCACTCATCCCCTTCAATGGCCAGCTCTCCTTCGTCGGCCTCCCGGCGCTGACCGGCGACCTTGCGGGCGCGGTGTACGTCTCCACGGCGCGTGCGGTGACTGGCCCTGGAGGACTGGCCCCCATGTCGGTGGTCGGCCGCCTGCTCACCACCACCACCAGCCAGCGCGTCGTCATCGACGACTTCGTGGGGCCCCCTGTCCTCCAGAGCCCTGCGATCAACACGAACTGGAACGGCACCCACCTCTCTCTCACCTACGCGGGGGGCTCGCCCGTCGACATCAGCGTCTACGACCTGGTGAGCGGCAACGGCCTCCTCCGCTGGACGGTCGCCGTTCCCGCCGCTGCCCACTCCATCCAGCTCCCTGACCTGCGCGCTCTGGGTCTCCTCCATGGCGCCCTGCCCAGCGGCCCGGTCACCATCGGCGTCTACGGCGGTCGCGTCGACGGCTTCGACTACGCCAAGCTGCGCTACCGCGACATCCGGCCGGCGGGCATGAAGGCTTACAGCACCGACTCCTTCAACGCGCACCTCTGA
- a CDS encoding IgGFc-binding protein encodes MHGRRLAALFFTALIVPSCFDRSVRWDLEEGPPPRPVCDDGEVRCHGWLHQRCELLGAQLTWVTLDDCSTRSFVCGSPELGCVACYPNENACQGQDVVACNADGSFGARVTTCDPSTGAACRNGACPHLCQQAGEQRSNVGCEYWAVDLDNAVIDATSNAAAQQFALVISNPQPDIPVVVRIFQDDGQPGDEPAPLEIASAVIAPLNLRVFKLGPREVDGSPEGEFNTGTHTALTRHAFKVTSDFPVVAYQFNPLENVNVFSNDASLLKPREALAYSGAMGLSYVVASWPQTIAITDDPNTNFSSTNPTNLRAFLTIVGTQADTRVRVTTTTAVVPGGPVAETPAGGVIEATLGAFDVLNLETGDFVADFTGSTIESNAPIAVFVGGEASDAPTFATLASRRCCADHLEEQLDPVRTAGKRFALAHSPSRTVAVKAAGAQIDPIPEPEYVRFVAATANGATIRTTLPAPDDVLTLTGRGSFREVTAYRDFMAESDEPVLVAQVMASQDAAGVRTGLPGGDPSLLIFPPIEQFRPDYVFLTPDKYAFDFVTVIAPPDALVTLDGATLGPEYCEVTPADGLTATERGRSTPPLIVYRCQLSFPVIDPQKTSPDNVLPGQQNDGVHRVLASVPVGVIVTGFDTYVSYAYAGGTELKTIAPPQ; translated from the coding sequence ATGCACGGTCGACGCCTCGCCGCACTGTTCTTCACCGCCTTGATCGTCCCGAGCTGCTTCGATCGCAGCGTCCGCTGGGACCTCGAGGAAGGGCCCCCGCCCAGACCCGTCTGTGACGACGGCGAGGTCCGCTGCCATGGCTGGCTGCACCAGCGCTGCGAGCTGCTCGGCGCCCAGCTCACCTGGGTCACCCTCGACGACTGCTCCACCCGCAGCTTCGTCTGCGGCTCACCGGAGCTCGGCTGCGTCGCCTGCTATCCAAACGAGAATGCCTGCCAGGGCCAGGATGTCGTCGCCTGCAACGCCGACGGCAGCTTCGGCGCTCGGGTCACCACCTGCGATCCTTCGACCGGGGCTGCTTGCCGCAATGGCGCTTGCCCTCACCTCTGCCAGCAGGCCGGGGAGCAGCGGAGCAACGTCGGTTGCGAGTACTGGGCCGTCGATCTCGACAACGCCGTCATCGACGCCACCAGCAATGCCGCCGCACAGCAGTTCGCGCTGGTCATCTCCAACCCCCAGCCCGACATCCCCGTCGTCGTCCGCATCTTTCAGGACGACGGCCAGCCCGGGGACGAGCCCGCCCCCCTCGAGATCGCCAGCGCCGTGATCGCCCCGCTCAACCTGCGCGTGTTCAAGCTCGGCCCGCGCGAGGTGGATGGCAGCCCGGAGGGCGAGTTCAACACCGGCACGCACACTGCGCTCACCCGCCATGCCTTCAAGGTCACCTCGGACTTTCCCGTGGTGGCTTACCAGTTCAACCCGCTGGAGAACGTCAACGTGTTCTCCAACGACGCCTCCTTGCTCAAGCCGCGTGAAGCCCTCGCCTACAGCGGCGCGATGGGCTTGTCGTACGTCGTGGCGAGCTGGCCCCAGACCATCGCCATCACGGACGATCCCAACACCAACTTCAGCTCGACCAACCCCACCAACCTCCGCGCGTTCCTCACCATCGTGGGGACGCAGGCCGACACCCGCGTGCGCGTCACGACCACCACCGCCGTGGTACCGGGCGGACCGGTCGCGGAGACGCCTGCCGGGGGTGTCATCGAGGCGACGCTGGGCGCCTTCGACGTCCTCAACCTCGAAACGGGCGACTTCGTCGCCGATTTCACTGGCTCCACCATCGAGTCCAACGCCCCCATCGCCGTGTTCGTTGGTGGCGAAGCGTCCGATGCGCCGACCTTTGCGACGCTCGCGAGCAGACGCTGCTGCGCCGACCACCTGGAAGAGCAGCTCGATCCCGTCCGCACCGCCGGGAAGCGCTTCGCGCTCGCCCACTCACCGAGCCGCACCGTCGCCGTCAAAGCCGCCGGCGCGCAGATCGATCCCATCCCGGAGCCCGAATACGTTCGCTTCGTCGCCGCCACGGCCAACGGCGCGACCATCCGCACCACCCTGCCAGCTCCTGACGACGTCCTCACGTTGACCGGTCGAGGCTCCTTCAGGGAAGTCACGGCCTACCGCGACTTCATGGCAGAGAGCGACGAACCCGTCCTCGTGGCGCAGGTCATGGCCAGCCAGGATGCCGCGGGCGTCAGGACGGGACTACCCGGCGGCGATCCGAGCCTGCTGATCTTCCCCCCCATCGAACAGTTCAGGCCCGACTACGTGTTCCTCACCCCGGACAAGTATGCCTTCGACTTCGTCACGGTGATCGCTCCTCCGGACGCGCTCGTCACCCTCGACGGCGCCACGCTCGGCCCGGAGTACTGCGAGGTGACCCCCGCCGACGGGCTCACCGCGACAGAGCGCGGGCGCAGCACACCGCCGCTGATCGTCTATCGCTGCCAGCTCAGCTTCCCCGTCATCGACCCTCAGAAGACGTCGCCGGACAACGTCCTCCCTGGCCAGCAGAACGACGGCGTGCATCGGGTGCTCGCGTCAGTTCCGGTAGGCGTCATCGTCACCGGCTTCGACACGTACGTCAGCTACGCCTACGCGGGCGGCACCGAGCTGAAGACGATCGCCCCCCCGCAGTAG